In one window of Euzebya rosea DNA:
- the merB gene encoding organomercurial lyase produces MWIELLYFDDCPSWATADERLEQVAGTLGLRIERRLITTPEEAEEAGFRGSPTILIDGDDPFAAGEPFGLACRIYQTPDGPAGSPTVEQLTAVIEDRQERLEGSADALVDALRVAGGRLDADQRRTALATYRLLAEGGPVTHRAIAEVTGLAEDTIVGHFTDWPGVFRDANGAIVGFWGLALGPLDPRYALVDHDTGEPVGYAWCAWDTLFLPALLGRTLDITAADGHSGQPITLTAGPDGVRDVTPAATLVSFLAPLEPWGPDILTTFCHEVLFFTDVTAADAWMDDRDRELFALSVQEAFDVGRRWTSERYGDALLPSFANPDV; encoded by the coding sequence ATGTGGATCGAGCTGCTCTACTTCGACGACTGCCCGAGCTGGGCGACGGCTGACGAACGCCTCGAACAGGTCGCCGGGACCCTTGGCCTTCGGATCGAGCGCCGGCTGATCACCACGCCCGAAGAAGCGGAGGAGGCGGGGTTCCGCGGCTCGCCGACCATCCTCATCGACGGCGACGACCCGTTCGCGGCAGGTGAACCGTTCGGGCTGGCGTGCCGGATCTACCAGACGCCCGACGGGCCGGCCGGGTCGCCCACGGTGGAGCAGCTGACGGCCGTCATCGAGGATCGACAGGAGCGGCTCGAGGGGTCGGCCGACGCCCTCGTGGACGCCCTCCGGGTCGCCGGTGGGCGCCTCGACGCCGACCAACGCCGGACGGCCCTCGCCACCTACCGGCTGCTCGCCGAGGGCGGACCGGTCACCCACAGGGCGATCGCCGAGGTCACCGGACTGGCCGAGGACACCATCGTTGGCCACTTCACGGACTGGCCCGGGGTGTTCCGCGACGCCAACGGCGCCATCGTCGGGTTCTGGGGGCTCGCGCTGGGTCCGCTCGATCCCCGCTACGCCTTGGTCGACCACGACACCGGGGAACCGGTGGGATACGCCTGGTGTGCGTGGGACACGTTGTTCCTGCCGGCCCTGCTCGGCCGCACCCTCGACATCACCGCCGCCGACGGGCACTCGGGCCAGCCGATCACCCTCACCGCCGGCCCCGACGGCGTTCGCGACGTGACCCCGGCCGCAACCCTGGTCAGCTTCCTCGCACCCCTCGAGCCGTGGGGGCCCGACATCCTGACGACGTTCTGCCACGAGGTCCTGTTCTTCACCGACGTCACCGCCGCTGACGCCTGGATGGACGATCGTGACCGGGAGCTGTTCGCGCTGTCGGTCCAGGAGGCGTTCGACGTGGGGCGTCGATGGACATCGGAGCGCTACGGCGACGCGTTGCTCCCGTCATTCGCGAACCCCGACGTTTAG
- a CDS encoding dihydrolipoyl dehydrogenase family protein, producing MADDTYDLIVVGAGMAGVNAANKCGAAGWRVAIVDELPYGGTCALRGCDPKKILRRAAEVVDAARLMEGKGISPGGLAIDWADLMGHRRGFTDPVPDNMERGLRRNDVETLHGTATFTGPDVLEIDGRAVVGERFLVATGATPRPLDIPGSEHLVDSTDFLHLDALPERLLFVGGGFVSMEFAHIAVRAGSAVTVVDRGERPLKGFDPDLVDMLVERSRDVGITVRTRTSVRSVEPDDGGFVVELDAGGGVDRVEVDMVVHGAGRVPALDRLGLEAAGVAYGPDGVKVHPHLQSPTNPRVWATGDAADTPGLPLTPVAVFEGKVAASNMLKGTTAVPDYDAVATGVFTIPELTRVGMAEAGARERYGDRLAVRMSDTSGWYSSYRIGETHSAAKVLIDTETDTVVGAHLLGPEYGEITAVFALAISQGLTTRQLKSMTPVYPTVAFDIGSML from the coding sequence ATGGCAGACGACACCTACGACCTGATCGTGGTCGGCGCGGGCATGGCCGGCGTCAACGCGGCCAACAAGTGCGGGGCCGCCGGCTGGCGGGTCGCGATCGTGGACGAGCTGCCCTACGGCGGCACGTGCGCCCTGCGGGGGTGCGACCCCAAGAAGATCCTGCGCCGGGCCGCCGAGGTCGTCGATGCCGCCCGCCTGATGGAAGGCAAGGGCATCAGTCCCGGTGGACTGGCCATCGACTGGGCCGACCTGATGGGACACCGGCGGGGGTTCACCGACCCCGTGCCGGACAACATGGAGCGCGGCCTGCGCCGCAACGACGTGGAGACGCTCCACGGCACCGCCACCTTCACCGGACCAGATGTGCTCGAGATCGATGGGCGGGCCGTCGTCGGCGAGCGGTTCCTGGTCGCCACCGGCGCCACGCCGCGTCCGCTGGACATCCCCGGGTCGGAACACCTCGTCGACAGCACCGACTTCCTCCACCTCGACGCGCTGCCCGAACGGCTGCTGTTCGTCGGCGGCGGGTTCGTGTCGATGGAGTTCGCCCACATCGCTGTGCGTGCTGGTTCCGCGGTGACGGTGGTCGACCGCGGTGAACGGCCCCTGAAGGGGTTCGACCCGGATCTTGTCGACATGCTGGTCGAGCGCAGCCGCGACGTCGGCATCACCGTGCGGACCCGGACCAGCGTCCGGTCCGTCGAGCCGGACGACGGCGGATTCGTGGTCGAGCTGGACGCCGGGGGTGGTGTCGACCGGGTCGAGGTCGACATGGTCGTGCACGGTGCCGGTCGTGTGCCTGCACTGGACCGCCTCGGACTGGAGGCAGCCGGTGTGGCATACGGTCCGGATGGCGTCAAGGTGCACCCCCACCTTCAGAGCCCCACCAACCCGAGGGTCTGGGCGACCGGGGATGCCGCGGACACGCCCGGTCTGCCGCTGACGCCCGTTGCCGTGTTCGAGGGCAAGGTCGCCGCGTCCAACATGCTCAAGGGCACCACGGCCGTGCCGGACTACGACGCCGTGGCGACCGGTGTGTTCACCATCCCCGAGCTGACCCGCGTCGGCATGGCCGAGGCCGGCGCCCGCGAGCGCTACGGCGACCGCCTCGCCGTGCGCATGTCGGACACCAGCGGCTGGTACTCCAGCTACCGGATTGGTGAGACGCACTCCGCCGCGAAGGTCCTGATCGACACCGAGACCGACACGGTCGTCGGCGCCCATCTGCTGGGTCCCGAGTACGGCGAGATCACCGCCGTCTTCGCCCTCGCGATCAGCCAGGGGTTGACCACTCGGCAGCTCAAGTCGATGACCCCGGTCTACCCGACGGTGGCGTTCGACATCGGGTCGATGCTCTGA
- a CDS encoding DUF4386 domain-containing protein yields MTTATTTDVRAVDLRPADDGTVPPTRTRRLAGLAGLLYLVVLVTGAPPELLVRVPIAAEEGAAAISAAIRDGETLFRLAAFSDLVNIVAFLGVALVLYGLLRRVHAGAARAMLAFNAVSVAVMALNTVNHLGAWWFATQEGARAAVGATTADGLAMSFLELHGVGFSIAEVFFGLWLFPLGWMLWRTRAVPRPLAGLLMVGTVGYLANVTATFLSPDLSHGLTQLFTTPSAIAETAFLLWLLVKGLALPTDDRPRANSPRDDAPAVV; encoded by the coding sequence ATGACCACAGCCACCACCACCGACGTCCGGGCCGTCGACCTCCGACCTGCCGACGATGGCACCGTGCCCCCGACACGAACCCGGCGGCTGGCCGGTCTCGCCGGGCTGCTCTACCTCGTGGTGCTGGTGACCGGCGCCCCACCGGAGCTGCTGGTGCGGGTTCCGATCGCCGCCGAGGAGGGTGCCGCCGCGATCAGCGCCGCCATTCGCGACGGCGAGACCCTGTTCCGGCTCGCCGCCTTCAGCGACCTCGTCAACATCGTGGCGTTCCTCGGCGTGGCGCTGGTCCTGTACGGCCTGCTGCGGCGGGTCCACGCCGGCGCGGCCCGGGCGATGCTGGCGTTCAACGCCGTCTCCGTCGCCGTCATGGCGCTGAACACCGTCAACCACCTCGGCGCCTGGTGGTTCGCCACCCAGGAGGGCGCCCGCGCCGCGGTCGGCGCAACCACCGCCGACGGCCTGGCCATGTCCTTCCTCGAGCTGCACGGCGTCGGGTTCTCCATCGCGGAGGTCTTCTTCGGCCTCTGGCTGTTCCCCCTCGGCTGGATGCTGTGGCGGACCCGAGCCGTGCCGCGTCCCCTCGCCGGCCTGCTGATGGTCGGGACCGTCGGCTACCTCGCCAACGTCACCGCGACGTTCCTCTCCCCGGACCTCTCCCACGGCCTGACCCAGCTGTTCACCACCCCCTCAGCGATCGCCGAGACCGCGTTCCTCCTCTGGCTGCTGGTCAAGGGCCTGGCGCTGCCGACCGACGACCGTCCCCGGGCCAACTCGCCCCGCGACGACGCCCCGGCCGTCGTGTGA
- a CDS encoding BTAD domain-containing putative transcriptional regulator: MSREHEVAQVVEVALLGGVRAHEEGGTPLDLGPPKCRLVLAALALRHGEPVPVTRLIDCVWGDDPPGTAPKILQGYVSRLRKALGAAAISTVGTAYRLERSITVDTTRFGRLVDDGDVEGALALWAGPPLAGLDPAGLQPAVDGLVERWLDATEQRLARLVDDDPGAAVARLTELVSAHPFREGLWASLVLALARTDRQADALAAVQRARRHLVDELGIDPGERLQALEGRILAGEVGPTPALPRRVDPDNPLPRPVALPAVPDLVGRDADVAVVLAALRTASLVTLLGPGGIGKTSLAVTVARAWHERSGGRVVLAELDEVTDGVGVVDAVAEVLGVAEPPDGDLRRAIVAATAAQPTLLVLDNCEHVLPAVATLVGAFGAGPSTTRLLATSRERLGAVREHLHPVEPLDPADEGAELFLRRASAVMPGLDLRPEREVVEELCRQLDGVPLAIELAAARTRSLTPTQLLERLGDRFRLLADRSAGSARQATLEGAVAWSHDLLGPDEQQLFARLSVFSGSFDLEAAEVVGAGDGLDAIDVDRVLGDLVERSMVTSVGGAGGRRFRLLETLRQFAATRLAEAGATAAVETRHAGWVRGETAAIGVLLTGPREADGVRRLDLLWPNLRAAVERAVGRRDVALADALLRPVVTEVSTRRRGELGVWAERMLGTGAADGDTVLFWLLWALHRHMQSGNRAGFEALVERYGHADHPLVQVCRWYLYEDGVAILAVGREAIAWLRAHGHDHAADHMEMTAIGSGLMTTGRLEEAVERFRGWVDRYATAGPPTFHYFALGFLGYTLQLQGDLEAARTAFLAAADVAIPPGTYAAARPAEVEAVFAGGEHDRARRLLLEHVDDVLAMGTVDVARLVAVTFVKVMVGLGRVDDAAPALAYLGTTGEFGEMARAALVADEAAVIGEVGPHDGDGVAALRQMRTALAALQT, translated from the coding sequence ATGTCGAGGGAACACGAGGTGGCGCAGGTGGTCGAGGTGGCGCTGCTGGGCGGTGTGCGGGCCCACGAGGAGGGCGGGACCCCCCTCGACCTCGGTCCTCCCAAGTGCCGGTTGGTGCTGGCGGCCCTGGCGCTCCGCCACGGCGAACCGGTGCCGGTCACGCGGCTGATCGACTGCGTCTGGGGCGATGACCCGCCCGGCACCGCGCCCAAGATCCTGCAGGGTTACGTGTCCCGCCTCCGCAAGGCACTCGGGGCAGCGGCGATCAGCACGGTCGGCACCGCCTACCGTCTGGAGCGCAGCATCACCGTCGACACCACCCGCTTCGGGCGCCTCGTCGACGACGGCGACGTCGAGGGGGCGCTGGCGCTGTGGGCAGGCCCGCCGCTGGCCGGGCTCGACCCGGCCGGCCTGCAGCCCGCCGTCGACGGGCTGGTGGAACGCTGGCTGGACGCCACCGAGCAGCGGCTTGCCCGGCTCGTCGACGATGACCCCGGTGCGGCCGTCGCCCGCCTGACCGAGCTCGTGAGCGCCCATCCGTTCCGCGAGGGACTGTGGGCCTCGCTCGTGCTCGCGCTCGCCCGGACCGACCGGCAGGCCGACGCCCTGGCAGCCGTCCAGCGGGCCCGCCGTCACCTGGTGGACGAGCTCGGGATCGATCCCGGCGAGCGGCTGCAGGCACTCGAGGGTCGGATCCTCGCCGGCGAGGTCGGCCCCACGCCCGCATTGCCCCGCCGGGTGGATCCCGACAACCCGCTTCCCCGGCCGGTGGCGCTGCCCGCCGTGCCGGACCTCGTCGGCCGGGATGCCGACGTCGCGGTGGTGCTGGCGGCGCTGCGCACCGCGTCGCTGGTCACGCTCCTCGGCCCCGGCGGGATCGGCAAGACGAGCCTGGCCGTCACGGTCGCCCGCGCCTGGCACGAACGGTCGGGCGGCCGGGTCGTCCTGGCCGAGCTGGACGAGGTCACGGACGGGGTCGGCGTCGTGGACGCCGTCGCGGAGGTGCTCGGGGTGGCGGAGCCGCCCGACGGGGACCTGCGCCGGGCCATCGTCGCGGCCACCGCTGCGCAGCCCACGCTGCTCGTGCTGGACAACTGCGAGCACGTGCTGCCGGCGGTCGCGACGCTGGTCGGCGCGTTCGGAGCGGGACCATCGACCACCCGCCTGCTGGCCACCTCACGCGAGCGGCTGGGGGCCGTGCGCGAGCACCTGCATCCGGTCGAGCCGCTCGACCCCGCCGACGAGGGTGCCGAGCTGTTCCTCCGGCGTGCCAGTGCGGTGATGCCGGGGCTCGACCTCCGACCGGAGCGGGAGGTCGTGGAGGAGCTGTGCCGACAGCTGGACGGCGTGCCCCTCGCGATCGAGCTCGCGGCGGCCCGAACCCGGAGCCTGACGCCGACCCAGCTGCTCGAGCGGCTGGGGGACCGGTTCCGGCTGCTGGCCGACCGCAGCGCAGGCTCGGCTCGGCAGGCGACCCTGGAGGGTGCCGTCGCCTGGTCGCACGACCTGCTCGGTCCGGACGAGCAGCAGCTGTTCGCCAGGTTGTCGGTCTTCTCCGGCTCCTTCGACCTCGAGGCTGCCGAGGTGGTCGGGGCCGGGGACGGGTTGGACGCGATCGACGTCGACCGGGTGCTGGGCGACCTCGTCGAGCGCTCGATGGTCACGTCGGTCGGTGGGGCCGGGGGACGGCGTTTCCGCCTGCTCGAGACGTTGCGACAGTTCGCCGCCACGCGATTGGCAGAGGCAGGGGCGACCGCCGCGGTGGAGACGCGGCACGCCGGCTGGGTCCGCGGCGAGACGGCCGCGATCGGCGTGCTGCTGACCGGCCCGCGGGAGGCCGACGGCGTGCGTCGCCTCGACCTGCTCTGGCCGAACCTGCGAGCAGCCGTGGAGCGGGCGGTCGGCAGGCGTGACGTCGCCCTTGCGGACGCGCTCCTGCGGCCGGTCGTCACCGAGGTGAGCACGCGTCGGCGGGGTGAGCTCGGCGTGTGGGCCGAGCGAATGCTCGGGACCGGCGCGGCCGACGGAGACACCGTGCTGTTCTGGCTGCTGTGGGCGCTGCACCGCCACATGCAGTCGGGGAACCGGGCCGGGTTCGAGGCGCTCGTGGAGCGGTACGGCCACGCCGATCACCCGCTCGTCCAGGTCTGTCGGTGGTACCTGTACGAGGACGGTGTGGCGATCCTGGCTGTCGGGCGGGAGGCGATCGCGTGGCTGCGGGCGCACGGCCACGACCATGCGGCTGACCACATGGAGATGACCGCGATCGGGTCGGGCCTGATGACGACCGGACGGTTGGAGGAGGCGGTGGAGCGCTTCCGGGGCTGGGTGGACCGCTACGCGACGGCGGGGCCGCCGACGTTCCACTACTTCGCGCTGGGCTTCCTCGGCTACACCCTCCAGCTGCAGGGTGATCTCGAGGCTGCGCGGACGGCCTTCCTCGCCGCGGCCGACGTGGCGATCCCGCCGGGTACCTACGCGGCCGCCCGCCCTGCCGAGGTCGAGGCCGTGTTCGCCGGTGGTGAGCACGACCGGGCCCGACGCCTCCTGCTCGAGCACGTCGACGACGTACTGGCCATGGGGACGGTGGACGTGGCACGCCTCGTCGCCGTGACCTTCGTCAAGGTGATGGTGGGGCTCGGCCGGGTCGACGACGCCGCCCCCGCCCTGGCCTACCTCGGCACCACCGGGGAGTTCGGTGAGATGGCCCGGGCCGCCCTGGTCGCCGACGAAGCTGCCGTCATCGGCGAGGTCGGGCCGCACGACGGTGACGGGGTGGCCGCGCTGCGACAGATGCGAACCGCTCTCGCCGCACTGCAGACGTGA
- a CDS encoding hemolysin family protein: protein MTISLAAAAVSADGGGSGSLALLVVYVTLAIGVSFLCSIMEAVLLSVTPAYIGALEPTKPTVAARLRELKDDVDRPLAAILTLNTVAHTIGAAGAGAEAAAYFGSDAIGVFSAVLTLGILVLSEIIPKTVGAVYWRGLAPLVSQLLKPLIYLLYPLVLMSQWFAKLLTRGQKQSDVSREELAALADIGAEEGVFGAREAGLFKSLLRFESLVASDVMTPRTVVVAFPEDATVEDVMEANRPFSRYPVYSESRDDITGYVLLSDALTRVADDAHGTPLSGLRRDLLHVPQDESVLEVFEHLVEGGEHIALVVDEYGGTAGVVTMEDIIETLLGLEITDETDETEDMQVLARSQWLARASRLGLVDDDERAATIRLGLTGGEPPRNDT from the coding sequence GTGACCATCTCTCTTGCCGCTGCAGCCGTGTCCGCCGACGGGGGCGGCTCTGGATCCCTCGCGCTCCTGGTCGTCTACGTCACCCTGGCGATCGGCGTGTCGTTCCTCTGCTCGATCATGGAGGCGGTGCTGCTCAGCGTCACACCCGCCTACATCGGCGCACTGGAGCCGACGAAGCCCACGGTCGCGGCGCGGCTGCGCGAGCTGAAGGACGACGTGGACCGGCCGCTCGCGGCGATCCTGACGCTCAACACCGTCGCCCACACCATCGGCGCCGCCGGCGCTGGCGCCGAGGCTGCTGCCTACTTCGGAAGCGACGCGATCGGCGTGTTCTCCGCCGTCCTGACGTTGGGCATCCTCGTCCTCAGCGAGATCATCCCGAAGACCGTCGGGGCGGTGTACTGGAGGGGCCTCGCGCCATTGGTGAGCCAGCTGCTGAAGCCGCTCATCTACCTGCTGTACCCGCTGGTCCTCATGTCGCAGTGGTTCGCCAAGCTGCTGACCCGTGGGCAGAAGCAGAGCGACGTCAGCCGTGAGGAGCTGGCCGCGCTGGCCGACATCGGTGCGGAGGAGGGTGTCTTCGGTGCCCGCGAGGCCGGGCTGTTCAAGAGCCTCCTCCGCTTCGAGAGCCTTGTCGCCTCCGACGTCATGACGCCGCGAACCGTGGTGGTGGCGTTCCCCGAGGACGCGACGGTCGAGGACGTGATGGAGGCCAACCGTCCGTTCTCCCGGTACCCCGTCTACTCCGAGAGCCGAGACGACATCACCGGCTACGTCCTGCTCAGCGACGCGCTGACGAGGGTTGCCGACGATGCCCACGGCACGCCGCTGTCGGGCCTGCGACGCGACCTGCTCCACGTGCCCCAGGACGAGTCGGTCCTCGAGGTGTTCGAGCACCTCGTGGAGGGCGGCGAACACATCGCGCTGGTCGTCGACGAGTACGGCGGGACGGCCGGCGTCGTCACCATGGAGGACATCATCGAGACGCTCCTGGGACTCGAGATCACCGACGAGACCGACGAGACCGAGGACATGCAGGTCCTGGCCCGAAGCCAGTGGCTCGCCCGCGCGTCACGACTGGGACTGGTCGACGATGACGAACGAGCCGCGACGATCCGCCTCGGCCTCACCGGCGGCGAGCCGCCCCGCAACGACACCTGA
- a CDS encoding SigE family RNA polymerase sigma factor, with amino-acid sequence MDEQQSAAESFGAVYSREHDGMVRLAFLLTADREAAADLSHDAWVAAYRRHERRPLTNIGAYVRTSLINGARSRGRRQSLERVVGRARPVAPPDVDPTAGVTERSALLAALEVLPVRMRTAVVLRHYADLSVAQAAREMGISEGAVKSATARGLERLREAMNEEENADATA; translated from the coding sequence ATGGATGAGCAGCAATCGGCAGCCGAGTCATTCGGGGCCGTGTACTCGCGGGAGCACGACGGAATGGTCAGGTTGGCGTTCCTGTTGACCGCGGACAGGGAGGCTGCAGCGGATTTGAGCCATGACGCGTGGGTTGCGGCGTATCGCCGTCATGAGCGACGGCCGCTGACCAACATCGGGGCCTACGTGCGTACGTCGTTGATCAACGGGGCCCGGAGCCGCGGGCGTCGGCAGAGCTTGGAGCGTGTGGTGGGGAGGGCGCGCCCGGTTGCGCCGCCAGACGTCGACCCAACCGCGGGTGTCACGGAGCGGAGCGCCTTGCTGGCTGCCCTCGAGGTTCTACCCGTCCGCATGCGGACCGCGGTAGTGCTCCGGCACTACGCCGACCTGTCGGTCGCACAAGCGGCGAGGGAGATGGGAATTTCGGAGGGTGCGGTCAAGTCGGCCACGGCACGGGGCCTTGAACGCCTGCGCGAGGCCATGAACGAGGAGGAGAACGCCGATGCAACAGCCTGA
- a CDS encoding tyrosine-type recombinase/integrase codes for MTVRALKAHRKQQQELKLMAGPRWPREPQDSRGVARADVVFTWPDGTLINPERVSKWFERHVRLAGLPKIRLHDVRHSYATTALRQATGWHEVKTLSRRLGHASVGMTLDTYAHALPADDREQADTLARLLLGE; via the coding sequence TTGACGGTCCGAGCGCTGAAGGCCCATCGCAAGCAGCAGCAAGAGCTCAAGCTGATGGCCGGCCCGCGGTGGCCCCGCGAGCCGCAGGACTCCCGCGGCGTCGCCCGCGCCGACGTCGTGTTCACCTGGCCCGACGGAACGCTGATCAATCCAGAGCGGGTATCGAAGTGGTTCGAGCGCCACGTCCGGCTGGCGGGCCTGCCCAAGATCCGGCTGCACGACGTGCGCCACTCTTACGCCACGACGGCGCTGCGGCAGGCCACGGGCTGGCACGAGGTGAAGACCCTGTCCCGCCGCCTTGGCCACGCGAGCGTCGGCATGACCCTCGACACCTACGCCCACGCCCTCCCCGCCGACGACCGCGAGCAGGCCGACACCCTCGCCCGCCTGCTGCTGGGCGAGTAG
- a CDS encoding tyrosine-type recombinase/integrase codes for MPSKAPSSAEDGRRSRGRVGVATWQQYADYVRAYIVPQIGGVKLQDLTASHLERAYTELERSGGRRGQGVSAKTLANVHGILHKALAHAVRWDRVVRNVADLVDPPRAAKPRTEVWTLEELRTFIRHVEDDELYALWLLYATTGLRRGEALGLCWPDLDLTNGLATVNQTLGAIGSKPV; via the coding sequence CTGCCGTCGAAGGCGCCGTCGTCGGCGGAGGACGGCCGGCGGTCGCGGGGCCGGGTTGGGGTGGCGACGTGGCAGCAGTACGCGGACTACGTCCGCGCCTACATCGTCCCGCAGATCGGCGGGGTGAAGCTGCAGGACCTGACCGCCTCGCACTTGGAGCGGGCCTACACCGAGCTGGAGCGGTCCGGTGGGCGGCGCGGGCAGGGCGTGTCGGCCAAGACGCTCGCGAACGTCCACGGGATCCTCCACAAGGCGTTGGCTCACGCGGTGCGCTGGGATCGGGTGGTGCGCAACGTCGCCGACCTGGTGGACCCGCCGCGGGCGGCCAAGCCGAGGACGGAGGTGTGGACGCTTGAGGAGCTGCGGACGTTCATCCGCCACGTCGAGGACGACGAGCTGTACGCCCTGTGGCTGCTGTACGCCACGACCGGGCTACGTCGGGGCGAGGCGCTGGGTCTGTGCTGGCCCGACCTCGACCTGACCAACGGCCTGGCCACGGTCAACCAGACGCTCGGGGCGATCGGCAGCAAGCCGGTCTAG
- a CDS encoding Arm DNA-binding domain-containing protein: MSHPGRRVRDVQGSVYAYRTSRGARRWGYVCDLPPDPVTGGRRQQRKQGFEFERDAARALRDLMVQADGGVVVPRDTVTVAQFLVDE, encoded by the coding sequence GTGTCGCACCCCGGGCGTAGGGTGCGAGACGTGCAGGGTTCGGTGTACGCGTACCGGACGTCGCGTGGGGCGCGGCGTTGGGGTTACGTGTGCGATCTGCCGCCTGATCCGGTGACTGGCGGCCGTCGGCAGCAGCGCAAGCAGGGCTTCGAGTTCGAGCGCGATGCGGCCAGGGCGCTGCGCGACCTGATGGTCCAGGCCGACGGTGGCGTCGTCGTGCCGCGGGACACGGTGACCGTGGCGCAGTTCTTGGTGGACGAGTAG